The sequence below is a genomic window from Sorangiineae bacterium MSr12523.
ATCCAGCGTGCGCTGGGCGAGCTCGCCGGTGCGACCATCGGCTGGAAGATTGCAGCCACGAGCAAGGCGGGCCAAGCGCATATCAACGTCGATAGGCCGTTTCCGGGGCGTCTATTCGCATGTTTCGCGCACGCATCCGGGGCCACACTGCCCGCGCGGCATCTTCACATGCGCGCCGCGGAGGCGGAGTTCGCTTTCCGTATGGGGCGCGATTTGCCTCCGCGCGATCGGCCCTACGAGCTGGGCGAAGTGATGGCTGCCGTGGGGGCCTTGCACATCGCCATCGAGGTCCCCGATTCGCGGTACCACGACTACGTGGCCGCCGGCGCATGGCAAATGGTGGGTGACGATTCCTGCGCGGGATACTTCGTGCTCGGGCCCGAGGTGGCCGCGTGGAATGGCGACGAGCTACCAGGGCACACCGTTGCATTGCGCAAAGAAGGCGCCGTCGTCGCCACGGGCATCGGTTCCAACGTGCTCGGCGATCCGCGTCTCGCGCTCACCTGGCTGGCCAACGAGCTCTCACAACGCGAACACGGCCTCCGCGCCGGCGAAATCGTCACCACCGGCACGTGCATCACGCCGTACACCATTGGACCGGGTGACGCGCTCACGGCGGATTTCGGCACATACGGCACCGTGTCCGTCGCTTTCGAGCCGTGAGGCGAACTACCACGGGTTCGGCATGCACGCGCCGCGCGTCGCATCGCACCCGGTAAAGCCGAGGGCGGTGCAGTCGACTCGTTCGAGCTTACCGGCGTTGCACAACACCAGCGACGTGCCATCGCAGAGCGGCGCCGGTGGCGGGTAGATGGGATTGCACTCGGTGCCTTGACCGCAAAAGTGCCAATCGTAGGAACCGGACGGCATCGATTGGCACGTGAACCCGTGGCCGACGCCCCCACAATCGACGTTTACCGTGCCGGAGTTGACTTGTGCGAGCAAATCGCTGCCCGTGCACGCGACGCCCCCATACGGGACGATCAGGGCACTGTCCGTCGTGCGGCCGCTCGAACCGAACGGCCCATGGCATCCGGGGTATCCGCTATCCATGCAAACGAGCCCGAGCTCCGTACAGCGCGGGCCCGACTGCAGGACGCCATTCACGCAAACGGTGGGGCGGCCGTCCCTGCAGGATGCGCGAAAGACCGTTAGCTCGCAGGACACGGCGGGCGCAGCGATGCAGCCCGCGTCAGGGTGGCATGAAAGCCCATGGCGCGCGCAATCCACACGAATGCGATGGCGTCCATCGCATCGCTCGAAAACCTCCCCCGCGCAGCTGCTCTTGCAATCGAGTTGCGGTGCATCGTCGATGGTGATCCCGAGGCAATCGCGCAAGGATTGGCAGCCGCTGGTCGCGGTGGAAAGGCAGTTCAAGTCCGCCGTCTGGATGCGTTCGCTCAAAGAGCCCGTGGCGTACGTCTCACGGTACAATCGATCGAGAACCTGGCTCGCATTCTCATTGCGGTCAAGGCAGCTGCCCTGAATCACGGCGGCACGCGCCAGGGCCCGAGCGTCGGGGCCATCGGCATTGGTGCCGGGCGGGGGCGGGAGCGTTTCCGGGGAGCTACTGCAATGAACCAAGAAAGAAAGAACAACGAATGCGAAGCACACCGCTGCAATCGCCCTCGGACGGGCCATGGGATTTACCTCCGGCCGCGCATCCGACGCTTTCTTCGCCTGAAACGCAAGCCGATGGATCCCTATTTTCGCGACGTCGCGAGGGATCTCACTCGATCTTGGCCACCCGGCTCACGTGCCCGTTGCGCGTTCTCGTTCGCAGCCACACCGACCCGCGCACCGCCACTGGACCCGTGTATTCTGCAAATGTAACGCCGTCGGTGGAGTACTCGATGGTCAAGGTCGGATAGCGCACATTGGCCA
It includes:
- a CDS encoding fumarylacetoacetate hydrolase family protein, which codes for MQTVTDERAREAAAILWSAWQEKRLLEGLPERCRPRDLGEGYAIQRALGELAGATIGWKIAATSKAGQAHINVDRPFPGRLFACFAHASGATLPARHLHMRAAEAEFAFRMGRDLPPRDRPYELGEVMAAVGALHIAIEVPDSRYHDYVAAGAWQMVGDDSCAGYFVLGPEVAAWNGDELPGHTVALRKEGAVVATGIGSNVLGDPRLALTWLANELSQREHGLRAGEIVTTGTCITPYTIGPGDALTADFGTYGTVSVAFEP